A region of Chloroflexota bacterium DNA encodes the following proteins:
- a CDS encoding LCP family protein has protein sequence MVYLKRFLWIVIFALLLVGCSTGLIGVGGRGLAQITPQGSATSLATSVPDASATPTPFMPVPPTPTYIPTAFPTPVPTATPEPPPTPRPTKDFPSSDEIDYPQEQVNILLLGSDQRPGEIGFRTDTIILLGINTRTKKVSMTSFPRDLYVYIPGWVYQRINTAMYYGGFATLAETLEYNFGVSVDHYILIGLDAFIQTIDSLGGIDVQVGQTLSDHRTAFGYYTVKAGTVHMDGSTALWYARSRYTTSDFDRTRRQQEVISAIALRMLSLDGLQKADELYDIYHKNVSSDLRWINLAPLVPLAAEIGNPDNIQQYYIGPGQVIPWTTPGGAMVLLPQEAAIRAVLQQAAGVP, from the coding sequence ATGGTTTATTTAAAACGTTTTCTTTGGATTGTTATCTTCGCGCTGCTATTGGTGGGCTGCTCAACGGGCTTAATCGGTGTGGGCGGGCGCGGATTAGCACAAATTACCCCCCAGGGGAGCGCTACCTCGCTGGCAACCAGCGTACCCGATGCCAGTGCAACTCCCACTCCCTTTATGCCGGTGCCTCCCACCCCCACGTACATCCCCACCGCATTCCCCACCCCAGTCCCCACGGCGACACCTGAACCACCTCCCACTCCGCGACCAACCAAAGATTTTCCATCATCGGATGAAATTGACTATCCGCAAGAGCAGGTTAATATTCTCTTGCTCGGTTCGGATCAGCGCCCCGGAGAAATCGGTTTTCGTACTGACACAATCATTTTACTCGGCATCAATACGCGTACAAAGAAAGTCAGCATGACTTCATTCCCGCGCGATTTGTACGTCTATATTCCAGGATGGGTGTATCAGCGCATTAACACCGCCATGTACTATGGCGGCTTTGCAACCCTGGCCGAAACACTGGAATATAATTTCGGCGTCAGTGTGGATCATTATATTCTGATCGGTCTGGATGCTTTCATCCAAACCATAGACAGCCTGGGCGGGATTGACGTGCAGGTAGGGCAAACACTCAGCGACCACCGCACCGCGTTTGGATATTACACAGTAAAAGCGGGCACTGTCCACATGGATGGCTCAACCGCCCTATGGTATGCTCGTTCGCGTTATACCACCAGCGATTTTGACCGCACCCGCCGCCAGCAAGAGGTCATTTCGGCAATCGCGCTGCGCATGTTAAGCTTGGACGGGCTGCAAAAAGCCGATGAACTCTACGACATTTATCATAAAAATGTAAGTTCAGATCTGCGCTGGATCAACCTGGCTCCCCTGGTGCCACTGGCCGCCGAAATTGGCAATCCCGATAATATCCAACAATACTATATCGGGCCGGGGCAAGTCATCCCGTGGACAACTCCGGGCGGGGCCATGGTACTGCTACCCCAAGAAGCTGCCATCCGAGCAGTGCTTCAGCAAGCCGCAGGAGTTCCCTGA
- a CDS encoding Hsp70 family protein: MSLKIGLDFGTSNSGVAISDGNGVRLLPIDPGNSIPEVVKTILYVTRDHRTYIGQEAIELYYQHNVNRVRRYERRWAGALRVIASEVDYLHDVFVSVDVLKPGRLMQYLKTALRKSGGVSDMAGTLIFERYFSVGELIQFYLGHLKSRAEAILGERITGVTLGRPVKFSESPALDRQAEDVLRRAAYDTGFEIVDFELEPIAAALFYERSLNKPENVLIFDFGGGTLDITIMRLGDKGKRRVFANGGIDIAGADFDRAIIEKRLLHHFGQGQIQHMPEITELIEAVPDWMALPDLSTPVINNYLEKAIQRGTAPVRMKTLQSLIFNDLAFPFYNQVEMAKMALSEESATVIELIGKDFDLWELYTRTQFEADIWEDYLQIEQILRDTLAASGLSAAQIDAVVKTGGSSNIPAFSEMLARIFGEEKIKQANVFSSVTAGLAIRAQEDA, from the coding sequence ATGAGCCTGAAAATCGGACTCGATTTTGGCACATCCAACTCTGGCGTTGCTATCAGTGATGGCAATGGCGTGCGTTTGTTGCCGATTGACCCCGGCAATTCCATCCCCGAAGTGGTTAAAACCATCTTGTATGTCACGCGGGATCACCGAACCTATATCGGTCAGGAAGCGATTGAGTTGTATTACCAACATAATGTCAACCGCGTGCGGCGCTACGAGCGCAGGTGGGCTGGGGCGCTGCGTGTGATCGCCTCTGAAGTTGATTATTTGCACGATGTTTTCGTGAGTGTGGATGTGCTCAAACCGGGGCGCCTGATGCAATATCTAAAAACTGCCTTGCGTAAAAGCGGCGGGGTCAGTGATATGGCGGGTACGCTGATTTTCGAGCGCTATTTTAGCGTAGGTGAGTTGATTCAATTCTATTTGGGCCATCTGAAAAGCAGGGCGGAAGCAATTTTGGGTGAAAGAATTACCGGTGTGACCCTGGGCCGCCCGGTGAAATTTTCTGAAAGCCCTGCTTTAGATCGCCAGGCTGAGGATGTACTGCGCCGGGCTGCTTATGATACCGGTTTTGAGATTGTGGATTTTGAGTTGGAACCCATTGCCGCGGCGCTGTTCTATGAAAGGTCGCTGAATAAGCCCGAAAATGTACTGATCTTCGATTTTGGCGGCGGTACGCTTGACATCACAATTATGCGTCTTGGCGACAAGGGTAAGCGCCGGGTGTTTGCCAATGGCGGTATTGACATAGCCGGAGCCGACTTTGACCGGGCAATCATCGAGAAACGCCTGTTACACCACTTTGGACAGGGCCAGATTCAGCACATGCCCGAAATTACCGAACTGATTGAAGCTGTACCGGATTGGATGGCGCTGCCCGATTTGAGTACTCCGGTGATCAACAATTATCTGGAAAAAGCTATCCAGCGCGGCACTGCACCCGTGCGCATGAAGACGCTGCAATCCCTGATTTTCAACGACCTGGCCTTCCCTTTTTATAATCAGGTAGAGATGGCAAAAATGGCTCTCTCAGAGGAAAGCGCCACGGTGATTGAATTGATTGGCAAAGATTTCGATCTATGGGAATTATATACCCGCACACAATTTGAAGCCGATATTTGGGAAGATTATCTGCAAATTGAGCAAATTTTGCGAGATACGCTCGCGGCCTCAGGGTTGAGCGCAGCGCAAATAGATGCTGTGGTCAAAACGGGGGGATCATCGAATATTCCCGCGTTTTCCGAGATGTTGGCGCGTATCTTTGGGGAAGAAAAAATTAAGCAGGCAAATGTGTTCAGCAGCGTGACGGCGGGTTTGGCGATCCGGGCACAGGAAGATGCTTAA
- a CDS encoding LysM peptidoglycan-binding domain-containing protein: MNLGRELIAGLLTAFFSAFILGGSLILAISEGEVATALNITSTPTATATPLPTTLPGEPTYTPSVTPLPTNTPTSIPPTTCPAPDGWNQITIGAGETLASLAETYHTSTQELSEANCLLGESLPGGAKLYVPPIPATKTPTKIATPNIPPICTPRYGWVSYLVKSGDTLFKIASAHGITVAQLQQANCLNTSTIYAGQQLLVPYAIATLTNTATSTPTATVAPPTATKISTATAVPPTATNTTAPPSPTASASPLPTASPTPTTVPPTATNTPVPTLTSSPGP, translated from the coding sequence ATGAACCTGGGGCGTGAACTGATTGCAGGGCTATTGACAGCATTTTTTTCTGCCTTCATTCTGGGTGGCAGCCTAATTCTAGCGATCAGCGAGGGAGAAGTAGCAACCGCGTTGAACATTACATCAACGCCAACCGCAACGGCAACCCCACTACCAACTACCTTGCCCGGAGAACCTACATACACTCCTTCCGTTACGCCGCTGCCTACAAATACACCAACCAGCATTCCCCCTACAACTTGCCCGGCCCCCGATGGCTGGAATCAAATCACTATCGGCGCGGGCGAAACGCTGGCGAGCTTGGCTGAAACCTACCATACATCGACACAAGAATTATCGGAGGCCAACTGCCTGCTTGGCGAGAGTTTACCCGGCGGCGCGAAGCTCTACGTACCGCCCATCCCCGCAACCAAAACCCCCACTAAGATAGCCACGCCCAATATTCCGCCCATCTGCACCCCCCGCTACGGCTGGGTTTCTTATCTGGTGAAATCAGGTGATACCTTATTCAAAATCGCCAGCGCACATGGCATCACAGTCGCCCAACTCCAGCAGGCAAATTGTTTGAATACAAGCACTATCTATGCGGGCCAACAACTTTTGGTGCCCTACGCAATCGCCACCCTCACCAACACCGCCACATCTACCCCCACAGCAACGGTAGCGCCTCCCACTGCAACAAAAATATCAACAGCTACAGCGGTACCGCCCACCGCCACCAACACGACGGCTCCGCCATCACCCACCGCCAGCGCGTCACCATTGCCAACAGCATCACCCACGCCAACAACCGTACCGCCAACGGCAACGAATACCCCTGTACCAACGCTCACATCATCACCCGGGCCATAA
- a CDS encoding nuclear transport factor 2 family protein, whose protein sequence is MALQGKGFFLWQIKNCEGGNTTQIALEAQEAGLSHVLIKVAGGIYPYNYDWNKQVDLVPPLVNALHSLGIQAWGWHYVYGNDPSGEARIAIKRIRDLNLDGFVIDAEAPYKESGKTSAARTFMSELRSGVGNNYPLALSSYRYPSLHPIPWNEFLKKCDINMPQVYWIGAHNPGSQLNRTIQEFQSLPYRPPIIPTGAAFTEHGWSATAAEMQEFLVTARALNLSAANFWEWYNARNVLKPSREAWNTIAAFDWDSGSMPPTDITARLVQAFNTRDANKVVELYSDRAVHVTAARTIVGKERIRAWYQTFFGQLLPNGTFTLSGFSGTGNSRHFSWAARSNAGNVNNGNDTLGLIGEKITYHYSHFTVS, encoded by the coding sequence ATGGCTTTACAAGGCAAAGGCTTTTTCCTCTGGCAAATCAAAAACTGTGAAGGCGGTAATACTACCCAGATCGCATTAGAAGCCCAAGAAGCGGGCCTGAGCCATGTACTCATCAAAGTGGCCGGTGGGATTTACCCCTATAACTACGACTGGAACAAACAGGTAGACCTGGTACCGCCACTAGTCAATGCGCTGCACTCGCTGGGCATACAAGCCTGGGGCTGGCATTATGTCTATGGCAATGACCCTTCAGGCGAAGCGCGCATCGCCATAAAACGCATTCGCGACCTCAATCTGGATGGCTTTGTGATTGATGCTGAGGCGCCTTATAAAGAATCGGGCAAAACCAGTGCAGCCAGAACTTTTATGAGCGAATTGCGCAGCGGCGTAGGGAATAATTACCCGCTGGCATTATCGTCATATCGTTATCCATCACTCCACCCCATTCCCTGGAATGAGTTCCTCAAAAAATGTGATATTAACATGCCACAGGTTTACTGGATTGGTGCGCACAACCCGGGTTCGCAACTCAACCGTACAATACAAGAATTCCAGAGTCTTCCCTATCGACCACCCATTATTCCCACCGGGGCAGCCTTCACCGAACATGGATGGTCGGCAACTGCGGCTGAAATGCAGGAATTTTTGGTAACGGCGCGCGCCCTCAATCTTAGCGCGGCGAACTTCTGGGAATGGTATAACGCCCGCAACGTGCTGAAACCCTCACGAGAAGCCTGGAATACAATTGCCGCTTTCGATTGGGATAGCGGCTCAATGCCCCCAACAGATATTACCGCCCGTCTGGTTCAAGCTTTCAATACGCGCGATGCCAATAAAGTAGTTGAATTATATAGTGATCGGGCGGTGCATGTAACTGCAGCACGCACGATTGTAGGAAAAGAACGCATTCGCGCCTGGTATCAAACCTTCTTCGGCCAATTGTTGCCCAATGGCACATTCACATTATCCGGATTTTCGGGAACGGGGAATTCACGCCACTTTTCCTGGGCGGCACGCAGTAATGCCGGAAATGTGAACAACGGGAACGACACCCTGGGGTTGATCGGCGAGAAAATAACGTATCACTACTCCCACTTTACCGTTTCTTAA
- a CDS encoding sigma-70 family RNA polymerase sigma factor → MLGNSTTAERCSTLTTYTEFSDDQVVERASLGDLQAFGELYDRYVERIYNYIYFRTGNTFDAEDLTERVFFRAIQHIKKYENRGLPIAAWLYRIAHNLVANWYRDNSRRQEIPLDVFEFSLTFPGDLPETAMLKAEEQDDLLYVIRQLPEERQQLLILKFVEQLTNAEIGQIMGRTEGAIKSLYHRTLLALRKEYNIVGVE, encoded by the coding sequence ATGTTAGGTAACTCCACAACTGCGGAACGATGTTCAACTCTCACAACATACACGGAGTTTAGTGATGATCAGGTCGTGGAGCGCGCTTCCCTGGGTGACCTCCAGGCTTTTGGCGAATTATATGATCGGTATGTTGAGCGAATCTACAATTATATCTATTTCCGCACAGGCAATACTTTTGACGCGGAAGATTTAACGGAGCGAGTATTTTTTCGGGCAATTCAACATATTAAAAAGTATGAAAATCGCGGCTTGCCCATCGCTGCCTGGCTATACCGAATTGCACATAACCTGGTGGCAAACTGGTATCGGGATAACAGCCGCCGTCAGGAAATACCGCTGGATGTATTTGAGTTTTCGCTCACATTTCCTGGCGATTTGCCTGAGACAGCGATGCTCAAAGCTGAAGAACAAGATGATTTGTTGTATGTCATTCGCCAATTGCCCGAAGAGCGCCAACAATTGTTGATCTTGAAATTTGTTGAGCAGCTTACCAATGCAGAAATCGGCCAGATTATGGGACGCACGGAAGGCGCGATTAAGAGCCTTTATCACCGCACATTATTGGCCTTGCGAAAAGAATACAATATTGTTGGTGTTGAATAA
- a CDS encoding HAMP domain-containing histidine kinase, translating to MVESLISDADTHELTTSGQLKRELKQSLEEISRLKNHIVEMEKRGFQQDLATEEHPKQASGMTEMQSEVFSSIAQDLRQPMSSIVGYTDLLMGESIGILGALQRKFVERIQVSTERMAVLLDDLARVTILDGEQYKLNPEAVNLGHAIDKAIADTRQQLREKKISLRVDLPDPMPHVHADRDALQQILIHLLQNAGTVSSAEGEIFLRAEIQVSNSAQDFILIQIADQGGGIPKEDLPRVFSRLYRTDNPEIEGIGDTGVGLSIAKTLVEAHQGRIWVDTEIGTGSAFNVLLPLSNKNPQSRERAK from the coding sequence ATGGTTGAAAGCCTGATTAGCGATGCCGACACACACGAACTTACCACATCTGGGCAACTCAAACGGGAACTCAAGCAATCCCTGGAGGAAATTTCACGGCTAAAAAACCACATCGTGGAAATGGAAAAACGTGGTTTCCAACAAGATTTAGCGACAGAGGAACACCCAAAACAGGCAAGTGGCATGACAGAGATGCAAAGCGAAGTTTTTTCATCCATCGCACAAGATTTGCGCCAACCGATGTCATCCATCGTTGGGTATACCGATTTGCTGATGGGTGAATCGATCGGCATTCTGGGTGCATTGCAACGTAAATTTGTCGAACGCATTCAGGTTTCAACGGAGCGCATGGCGGTTCTGCTGGATGATCTTGCGCGGGTAACGATACTCGATGGAGAGCAATATAAACTTAATCCAGAAGCTGTGAATCTCGGCCATGCAATCGACAAAGCCATCGCCGATACCCGCCAACAACTGCGCGAAAAGAAAATCAGCTTGCGCGTAGACCTGCCCGACCCGATGCCGCATGTTCATGCCGATCGGGATGCCTTGCAGCAAATTCTCATCCACTTGCTGCAAAATGCCGGAACGGTTTCTTCGGCTGAAGGAGAAATTTTCCTGCGAGCTGAAATTCAGGTCTCGAATAGCGCTCAAGATTTCATCCTGATCCAAATCGCCGACCAGGGCGGCGGCATTCCCAAAGAAGATCTACCGCGCGTCTTTTCACGCCTGTATCGCACCGACAATCCTGAGATCGAAGGGATTGGCGATACCGGTGTAGGCCTATCGATTGCAAAAACGCTGGTCGAAGCCCACCAGGGCCGTATTTGGGTAGATACCGAAATCGGCACAGGCTCTGCGTTCAATGTATTGCTGCCCCTCTCAAACAAAAATCCACAATCCCGAGAGCGTGCAAAATGA
- the gyrA gene encoding DNA gyrase subunit A — translation MEIGLVRKIDVDKEMQQSYLDYAMSVIVSRALPDARDGLKPVHRRILYAMHDMGIRPDTAYKKSARIVGEVLGKYHPHGDMAVYDAMARMAQDFSMRYLLVDGQGNFGSMDGDSPAAMRYTEARLAALASHMLSDIDKDTVSFSSNFDDTLKEPNVLPAALPNLLVNGITGIAVGMSTSIPPHNLGEVVDALGYMLEHWKNLDDVSVEELMKFIKGPDFPTGGIIVDQIEQGGLQKAYGTGRGRIRVQARAHIEEMSRGRNRIVVTEIPYMVNKTTLLERIASLARDEKVEGIADLRDESDRQGVRVVIELTKTALPEKILEDLYKYSSMRTTFSLIMLALVDGEPRMLNLKQALRVYLNHRQEVVRRRSEYELARARKREHILAGLIIALANLDDVIDTIRRSRNVETAHKNLRKRFKLSDVQARAILDMPLRRLAGLERAKLEQEYKETKKRIKELVALLKSPVKMRAVISSELQKVKEDFDDQRRTQIVSVKGDQTEIPVRLSDLAPDALVWVSLTDDGKVSRTRQDNRPRISGNSAPEQLIRVNTRDTLYFVTNDGQAASLPVTSLPETEKPDDGVPFHQVSPLTNKDHIATIFALPPKNQLADGWFVVSVSRQGMVKKSAAEELPGPAATPFTLVRVNEGDSLGWLRLSDGTKDIFLVAASGMAIRFSEEDVRPMGLVAAGVMGIKLDSDDELVGADLLPQRGEIFLLASNGRGKRVGQADFPVQGRYGKGVIAWKLPKGVRILGCAVGTKTKSITLHLKKYAAKMIDLGSAPVQTRAATRGKEVYEIRSGDEILAVTVPEDLPRPLKKE, via the coding sequence ATGGAAATCGGCTTGGTTCGTAAAATTGACGTTGATAAAGAAATGCAGCAATCCTATTTGGATTATGCGATGAGTGTAATTGTCTCGCGTGCTTTGCCCGATGCGCGTGACGGTTTGAAGCCCGTCCATCGCCGCATTTTATATGCTATGCACGATATGGGCATCCGACCGGATACAGCGTATAAAAAATCGGCCCGTATTGTTGGTGAGGTATTGGGGAAATACCACCCTCACGGTGATATGGCCGTCTATGACGCGATGGCGCGTATGGCACAAGATTTTTCAATGCGCTATTTGCTTGTGGATGGGCAAGGTAACTTCGGCAGTATGGATGGCGATTCTCCGGCAGCGATGCGTTATACCGAAGCTCGTCTGGCCGCATTGGCTTCACATATGTTGTCGGATATTGATAAAGACACCGTCAGTTTTTCGAGTAATTTTGACGATACACTAAAAGAACCGAATGTGTTGCCCGCGGCATTGCCCAATTTGCTGGTCAATGGGATTACAGGCATTGCAGTCGGGATGTCGACCAGCATTCCGCCACATAATTTGGGGGAAGTTGTGGATGCGCTGGGTTATATGCTGGAGCACTGGAAGAACCTGGATGACGTCAGCGTGGAAGAATTGATGAAGTTTATCAAGGGGCCTGATTTCCCGACCGGGGGCATTATTGTAGATCAGATCGAACAAGGCGGGCTTCAAAAAGCGTATGGAACCGGTCGTGGTCGTATTCGCGTGCAAGCGCGCGCTCACATCGAAGAGATGAGCCGCGGTCGTAACCGGATTGTGGTTACCGAAATCCCCTATATGGTCAATAAAACCACTTTGCTGGAACGCATCGCCTCGTTAGCTCGTGATGAAAAAGTTGAAGGTATCGCCGACTTGCGCGATGAATCGGACCGCCAAGGCGTGCGCGTGGTGATTGAACTCACTAAAACCGCACTGCCCGAAAAAATATTGGAAGATTTGTATAAGTATAGCTCCATGCGCACCACTTTTAGTTTGATAATGCTGGCGTTGGTGGATGGCGAGCCGCGCATGCTCAATCTCAAACAGGCTTTGCGGGTGTATCTCAATCATCGTCAGGAAGTTGTTCGCCGCCGTAGCGAGTACGAGTTGGCGCGCGCCCGCAAGCGTGAACACATCCTCGCTGGGTTAATCATTGCCCTGGCAAATCTTGACGATGTGATTGACACAATCCGTCGTTCGCGTAATGTGGAAACCGCACACAAAAATCTTCGCAAGCGGTTCAAACTGAGCGATGTGCAGGCGCGGGCGATTCTGGATATGCCGCTGCGCCGCCTGGCGGGGCTGGAGCGCGCCAAACTGGAGCAAGAATATAAAGAAACCAAAAAACGCATAAAGGAATTGGTCGCGCTGCTTAAATCTCCGGTCAAGATGCGCGCAGTGATCTCAAGTGAATTGCAAAAAGTAAAAGAAGATTTCGATGATCAACGTCGTACACAAATTGTCTCGGTGAAAGGCGATCAGACTGAAATTCCGGTGCGTTTGAGTGATTTGGCTCCTGATGCATTGGTTTGGGTTTCGCTAACCGATGATGGCAAAGTTTCTCGCACGCGGCAAGATAACCGCCCGCGCATTAGCGGTAATTCGGCCCCGGAGCAATTAATTCGGGTCAATACACGTGATACGCTCTATTTTGTTACCAATGATGGGCAGGCAGCCTCACTGCCAGTGACATCGCTGCCCGAAACCGAAAAGCCTGACGACGGTGTGCCCTTCCATCAGGTATCGCCGCTTACGAACAAAGATCACATAGCTACGATTTTTGCCTTGCCGCCCAAAAATCAGCTTGCGGATGGCTGGTTTGTTGTTTCAGTTTCTCGCCAGGGAATGGTCAAAAAGAGCGCCGCAGAAGAGTTGCCAGGCCCAGCGGCAACGCCCTTTACGCTGGTACGCGTCAATGAGGGTGATTCGCTTGGCTGGCTGCGCCTCAGTGATGGGACGAAAGATATTTTCCTGGTTGCGGCAAGCGGTATGGCGATCCGCTTCTCCGAAGAAGATGTACGCCCGATGGGGTTGGTTGCGGCGGGCGTAATGGGTATCAAACTTGATTCGGACGATGAACTTGTTGGCGCGGATTTGTTGCCCCAGCGTGGTGAAATATTTTTGCTGGCTTCCAATGGGCGTGGCAAACGTGTAGGGCAAGCCGATTTTCCTGTTCAGGGACGTTATGGCAAAGGGGTGATTGCCTGGAAATTACCCAAAGGGGTACGTATATTAGGTTGCGCAGTTGGTACAAAAACGAAATCGATAACCCTGCATTTGAAGAAATATGCTGCCAAGATGATTGATTTGGGTTCTGCGCCGGTGCAAACCCGGGCAGCGACGCGTGGAAAAGAAGTCTATGAAATTCGTTCCGGGGATGAAATTTTAGCGGTTACTGTTCCCGAAGATTTACCACGCCCCCTGAAGAAAGAATAA
- a CDS encoding DegV family protein, giving the protein MLRIVLDTAGDIPQAWIDEYEVQMIPINIHFGEQIFYQGIDLDNEGFYRLVDESGVIPKTSQPTPQQFKTFYRQIADPGDTVLSIHVTGKLSGTMASAEMAARELDGEINVIPFDSAAGSAAQGYMAKEARLLDHAGASIERIVERLEHIRANIQVILTLDTLEYARMSGRVKTLQAALASVLNVKPIVLLQEGVLDMFDKVRTRGRSLEHVLSLIKERIGDRRANVAVVHARDLQAGEALLKRVQEVLHCESLILTELSIGIAANLGPGTVGIIAYPVE; this is encoded by the coding sequence ATGTTGCGAATTGTATTAGATACCGCAGGTGATATTCCACAAGCGTGGATTGATGAATATGAAGTGCAAATGATTCCCATTAATATCCATTTTGGGGAGCAAATTTTTTATCAAGGCATTGATCTTGATAATGAGGGTTTCTATCGCTTGGTTGATGAATCGGGTGTGATCCCAAAGACCAGCCAACCCACCCCCCAGCAGTTTAAGACATTTTATCGTCAAATTGCTGACCCTGGGGATACGGTACTTTCCATCCACGTAACCGGCAAACTCTCTGGCACAATGGCCTCCGCCGAGATGGCCGCGCGTGAACTCGACGGTGAGATTAATGTGATTCCCTTTGATTCTGCCGCAGGCTCGGCGGCGCAAGGCTACATGGCTAAGGAAGCCCGTTTGTTAGATCATGCCGGCGCTTCGATAGAGAGAATTGTCGAGCGGCTTGAGCATATACGCGCCAATATTCAGGTAATTCTCACCCTTGATACACTTGAATATGCCCGCATGAGTGGGCGCGTTAAAACGCTTCAGGCTGCGTTGGCTTCGGTGTTGAACGTTAAGCCAATTGTTCTGTTGCAAGAAGGTGTGCTGGATATGTTTGATAAAGTTCGCACTCGCGGGCGATCGTTGGAACATGTACTCTCGTTAATTAAAGAGCGGATTGGCGATCGCCGTGCGAATGTAGCCGTCGTGCATGCTCGTGATTTGCAGGCCGGTGAGGCATTACTTAAGCGAGTACAGGAAGTACTCCATTGTGAATCACTCATTCTCACAGAGCTATCGATTGGGATTGCCGCAAATCTTGGCCCTGGGACCGTGGGTATTATTGCTTATCCTGTTGAATAA
- a CDS encoding GAF domain-containing protein produces MGTTIQQILITITTYPGNLIYHMALAFSIAGALQTALSTWRDTQFPQGRRTVIGLGLLLGIRFVLFISAGLTHQGLANPHIILPMLDRAATLLGLLIILWLWVFPEPVRLADVASGLFGVLTLIAAALSMVWWADHYTTSTFNVLWLDAGWELYALMLILFGIALLLIRRPNGWPYGLSMLLISAIGHGLHLTTPLTESDFPGFVRLAQMAAYPLLFTLPRRFARPPQDGRLSLTEAPKQTAAWPTIQERPRYGIDPARFSMILAMMDNAPLPKRCQAITRAIAETMLADICLIIYPPDLRGQVTILCGYDLIQQQVLPGMALNSDQLPLLTAAMNKCRPLRLPASSTSQDLSSLGDKLGLGTTGHLLAGFVSTPEGETSLGLIVLSPHSDRRWSREDQNYLEQIARGVAPILQQTQQDQTLHDELKKAQENLGSIQELLENAQAQNEALQIELNERPQEIAVERPAQKFTKRKTNPTV; encoded by the coding sequence ATGGGCACAACTATACAACAAATTTTAATTACAATAACGACATACCCCGGCAATTTGATTTACCACATGGCCTTGGCATTCTCGATTGCTGGGGCGTTGCAGACCGCCCTTTCCACATGGCGTGATACCCAATTCCCACAAGGCCGCCGGACGGTAATTGGGCTGGGGCTGTTGCTTGGGATTCGCTTTGTGTTATTCATCAGCGCGGGGCTTACCCATCAAGGGTTGGCAAACCCCCACATTATTTTACCCATGCTCGACCGCGCGGCCACGTTGCTTGGTTTGCTCATCATTCTTTGGCTGTGGGTTTTTCCTGAACCTGTGCGCCTGGCCGATGTTGCCAGTGGGTTATTCGGCGTACTGACCCTAATTGCCGCAGCACTGAGCATGGTGTGGTGGGCCGATCATTATACGACTTCAACGTTTAATGTTCTGTGGCTGGATGCAGGGTGGGAACTCTATGCACTGATGCTGATTCTGTTCGGCATAGCCTTATTGCTCATTCGCCGCCCAAATGGCTGGCCGTATGGATTGAGCATGTTGCTCATCAGTGCAATTGGTCACGGCCTTCATCTCACCACCCCGCTCACCGAAAGTGATTTTCCCGGATTTGTACGCCTGGCTCAAATGGCAGCGTATCCGCTGCTATTCACACTGCCGAGGCGCTTTGCGCGCCCTCCTCAGGATGGCCGTCTCTCCTTGACAGAGGCACCAAAACAAACCGCTGCCTGGCCTACAATTCAAGAACGGCCTCGTTACGGCATTGACCCGGCCCGATTTAGTATGATTTTGGCGATGATGGATAATGCGCCACTGCCCAAACGGTGTCAGGCAATCACCCGCGCGATTGCCGAAACAATGCTGGCAGATATTTGTCTCATCATTTACCCGCCCGACCTTCGCGGGCAAGTGACCATTTTGTGCGGCTATGATCTTATCCAACAGCAAGTTTTACCGGGGATGGCGCTCAACTCAGATCAGCTTCCCCTATTGACGGCTGCGATGAACAAATGCCGCCCATTACGGTTACCGGCCAGCAGCACTTCGCAAGATTTATCCAGCCTCGGAGACAAACTCGGCCTGGGGACCACCGGCCACCTTTTAGCTGGTTTCGTCTCCACCCCGGAGGGGGAAACATCCCTGGGACTTATTGTGCTCTCGCCTCATTCCGACCGGCGCTGGAGTCGCGAGGATCAGAATTACCTCGAGCAAATCGCCCGCGGCGTGGCCCCGATCTTGCAACAAACACAACAAGACCAGACGCTTCACGATGAACTGAAAAAAGCGCAGGAAAATCTGGGGAGCATCCAGGAACTTTTGGAAAATGCGCAAGCGCAGAATGAAGCCTTGCAAATTGAATTAAACGAACGCCCGCAAGAAATCGCTGTAGAGCGGCCAGCTCAAAAATTCACAAAGAGGAAAACCAACCCAACCGTTTAA